In one Cloacibacillus porcorum genomic region, the following are encoded:
- a CDS encoding homocysteine S-methyltransferase family protein, producing the protein MIELDKILLFDGAMGTMLQRGGLELGTVPETLNVTAPEAIEAIHREYLAAGADVILANTFGANRFKAEKAGIDLAAMVEAGVKTAKRAIGGAPGKYAALDIGPCGRVLQPAGDLPFDEAVEVFAEVVRAGTAAGADFILLETFTDLYELKAAVIAAKENSDLPIFATMSFEANGTTFFGASVESMVMTLEALGVAALGVNCSLGPKQLAPVVKRILAATRLPVLVQPNAGLPVMEGGATRYDITPEEFAACVKIFVGEGVRFVGGCCGTTPEYIKLTKSMISGMAPVKTAAAPRGGICSPSRQARFERVTVIGERLNPTGKKALQAALRAHDMDFVLREAIREEEQGAEVLDINMGLPDIDEPAMLAEAVREIQAVTDLPLQLDSASPAALERAARIYNGKPLLNSVNGKKESLDAVLPIAKKYGCAVLGLTLDENGIPKDAEARLAIARRIVAAAEAAGLRREDIYIDCLMMTVSAQPDQAHETMRAISLVKRELGVKTVLGVSNVSFGLPARPIINRTMLAMALASGLDAPIMNPGDAGMTETVAAARVLLEQDVDSKEYIEKYGAAAPQQAPSAKEDTPQIGYAIARGLKDEAAKAAAALLIKHPPLEIVEREIIPALDAVGKDYESGKIFLPQLIKSAEAAKAAFEVLRAELVKTSGDTQKGKKIVIATVHGDIHDIGKNIVKVILENYNFNVTDLGKDVPPQRVLEAVRETGAKLVGLSALMTTTVASMKDTIELLRKECPDVKVIVGGAVLTESLAEYTGADRYAKDAMETVRYADSL; encoded by the coding sequence GTGATAGAGCTTGATAAAATTTTGTTATTCGACGGCGCGATGGGGACGATGCTCCAGAGAGGCGGCCTTGAGCTGGGAACGGTGCCGGAGACGCTCAACGTCACCGCTCCGGAGGCGATAGAGGCGATACACCGGGAATATCTCGCGGCGGGAGCCGACGTCATTCTCGCAAATACCTTCGGCGCGAACCGCTTCAAGGCCGAGAAGGCGGGAATAGACCTCGCGGCGATGGTAGAGGCGGGGGTAAAGACCGCCAAGAGAGCCATCGGCGGCGCGCCGGGAAAATACGCGGCGCTCGACATCGGCCCCTGCGGACGCGTGCTCCAACCGGCGGGAGACCTTCCCTTCGATGAGGCTGTAGAGGTCTTCGCGGAAGTCGTCCGCGCGGGAACGGCGGCGGGAGCAGACTTCATCCTCCTTGAAACCTTCACCGACCTCTACGAGCTGAAGGCGGCGGTTATCGCCGCGAAGGAAAATTCCGACCTGCCCATATTCGCCACGATGAGCTTCGAGGCAAACGGGACGACCTTCTTCGGCGCTTCCGTGGAGTCGATGGTGATGACGCTCGAGGCGCTCGGCGTCGCCGCCCTCGGGGTAAACTGTTCGCTGGGCCCCAAACAGCTCGCGCCGGTCGTCAAGCGCATCCTCGCGGCTACGCGCCTGCCCGTCTTGGTCCAGCCCAACGCCGGACTGCCGGTGATGGAGGGCGGCGCGACGCGCTACGACATCACGCCGGAGGAGTTCGCCGCCTGCGTAAAAATTTTCGTCGGCGAAGGGGTGCGTTTCGTCGGCGGCTGCTGCGGCACGACGCCGGAATACATAAAACTTACAAAATCGATGATAAGCGGCATGGCTCCAGTCAAAACGGCGGCGGCTCCGCGCGGCGGCATCTGCTCGCCCTCGCGGCAGGCACGCTTTGAGCGCGTCACCGTCATCGGCGAACGGCTCAACCCCACCGGCAAAAAAGCTCTACAGGCGGCGCTGCGGGCGCACGATATGGACTTCGTGCTGCGCGAGGCGATCCGAGAGGAGGAGCAGGGCGCCGAGGTGCTCGACATAAACATGGGGCTGCCGGACATAGACGAACCGGCAATGCTCGCCGAGGCGGTGCGCGAGATCCAGGCCGTGACGGACCTGCCGCTGCAGCTCGACTCGGCCTCGCCCGCGGCGCTCGAACGCGCCGCCCGCATATATAACGGGAAACCGCTGCTGAACTCGGTAAACGGAAAAAAAGAATCGCTTGACGCGGTGCTGCCGATCGCGAAAAAATACGGCTGCGCGGTACTCGGCCTCACGCTGGACGAGAACGGCATCCCCAAAGACGCGGAGGCCCGTCTGGCAATAGCGCGCCGCATTGTGGCGGCGGCTGAAGCGGCAGGGCTGAGGCGCGAGGATATCTACATCGACTGCCTCATGATGACGGTCAGCGCCCAGCCCGACCAGGCGCACGAGACGATGCGGGCGATCTCGCTCGTAAAGCGCGAGCTCGGCGTAAAGACGGTGCTCGGCGTCAGCAACGTCTCCTTCGGGCTTCCCGCCCGTCCGATCATCAACCGGACGATGCTGGCGATGGCGCTCGCCTCCGGGCTCGACGCGCCGATAATGAACCCAGGCGACGCGGGAATGACGGAGACCGTAGCCGCGGCGCGCGTACTGCTGGAACAGGACGTCGACTCAAAAGAATACATCGAAAAATATGGCGCCGCCGCGCCGCAGCAGGCGCCATCCGCCAAGGAGGATACACCGCAGATCGGCTACGCGATCGCGCGCGGCCTTAAAGACGAGGCGGCCAAAGCGGCGGCGGCGCTGCTCATCAAACATCCGCCGCTTGAAATCGTGGAAAGAGAGATCATCCCCGCTCTGGACGCCGTCGGCAAAGACTACGAGAGCGGGAAAATATTCCTGCCCCAGCTCATAAAATCGGCCGAGGCGGCGAAGGCGGCCTTCGAGGTGCTGCGCGCGGAGCTGGTAAAGACCAGCGGCGATACACAGAAGGGCAAAAAGATCGTCATCGCCACCGTCCACGGAGATATCCACGACATCGGCAAAAACATCGTGAAGGTGATCCTCGAAAACTACAACTTCAACGTCACAGACCTCGGCAAAGACGTCCCCCCACAGCGCGTGCTCGAAGCGGTGAGGGAGACTGGCGCGAAGCTCGTCGGACTGTCGGCGCTGATGACGACCACCGTCGCCAGCATGAAGGATACGATAGAGCTTCTAAGAAAAGAATGCCCCGACGTTAAGGTGATCGTCGGCGGCGCGGTGCTCACCGAGAGCCTCGCCGAATATACCGGCGCAGACCGTTACGCGAAAGACGCGATGGAGACCGTGCGGTACGCCGACTCTCTATAA
- a CDS encoding translocation/assembly module TamB domain-containing protein, with translation MDKDIENKRSAARKWMIGVAIFIVLIAGGGFVLTKMNFLGEFVQGKVEEAAEKQLNLKVTMSPLQGNPVTGFTASNVEISRSGDKLLFIRNIGVDISLPSVLSGSPRVSLIGLDGVGTSLKALQELMPKSEKKSDGPTDIPIDTVMISDSTLRTEWGTINFKPSRIRIKNSLNYDLDVKGTVESKDFSVSGSIGKSQGVWRADNFSAALEDGGVSLSGALYPSMDMQISLEALNLTTVADLVPALERYGVRGVLSGSAKISGSGKDIVTEGSGSLHHAVIRGIPLEEVQTKWSYRPGEISVEVGQGKIFDSSLSGSFSLNTTSADSYLTLKADVKNLKFADWTAQFEKETAGRALFLKGSISSLSADLKGPLNALVGRIEMAPSNLSYQDIALNGLHGSAVFNGQPAGVLDMSATTGGRALALKGRLSFGEKVPTDLAFSTEGFPVEKILKSLPQTENVKVSGSVSLKGSCKGLIGHWVIGAEAASPLITADKVGKVSDISLSATYSMGDKKVSLLKSSAEWNGARITAKGTAAFAASADKQLSFDGTFRNVDAERFYPLISVLKTLDVEGVASGSWSLTGSPKAPVVKASVNTGAARFRDLRLAKLGMNIEYSGNTLSMDPISINAGGGRGTLACNVALPVKRADGMQSPTSWKLDGKVSRVDFSIINGLLKAGEDIGGEVSGTVTAGSAAGGGLDWSFDFTGDNVHWRNFKVQKINGAIEGNPREILIKKADGIFLNGATTGSGRIEMPKDGEPFSGAKLDLVASVKKLNVYELLRRHLPVVRAVQGLIETEIKVSGTVGDPKFDGSGRIAPFRYRGFLLPIVEVQYHGSLKDIVISDAHALLKNGTFKAYGHFYEDENDWRGKFNIRGEKIDMRQFGAYLPESFRSRFGGVADFSMKGDGKLSELTGTGVFSAPKMRLMGIRFENIKAPFFVSQNYIMIEDLNASTNGGTLTGGVGFDLKNSEWGGNLTVLSTDVQMLVKQAAPKLKGSISGLGDLKIRGGGEFGRESTVRAGGALYLHKGEVTSFDVLETAKKFTGGKPLRYDSVQATFTYDGGDLNILPGSQATAPKNDPLYRYVMLDGYISRKEDISLFAMGKVNIRALNSLIGAFQGLVSAGLDYTAGQLDKGEVLQSVLGGVLSGFAKNEFRFVTMNIGGTVTAPDFYNVKVQRAVRQNSAKDSIPTSNSDPDEKSLTQDGNTTFRFKFEIPVGPGDGGLGGDAKGQVFEQTLENLLKNVDFGL, from the coding sequence TTGGATAAGGATATAGAGAACAAAAGATCGGCGGCAAGAAAATGGATGATCGGTGTGGCGATTTTTATCGTCCTGATCGCGGGGGGAGGCTTTGTCTTAACAAAGATGAATTTCCTCGGCGAGTTCGTTCAGGGCAAGGTGGAGGAGGCGGCGGAAAAGCAGCTGAATCTGAAGGTCACGATGTCACCGCTGCAGGGAAACCCCGTCACCGGCTTCACCGCATCTAATGTCGAGATATCCCGCTCCGGCGACAAGCTGCTTTTTATAAGAAATATCGGCGTGGATATCTCTCTGCCGAGCGTGTTATCCGGCAGTCCGCGCGTCTCGCTTATCGGCTTGGACGGCGTGGGTACTTCGCTCAAAGCGCTGCAGGAGCTGATGCCCAAGTCGGAGAAGAAGTCCGACGGACCGACGGATATCCCCATCGACACGGTCATGATCAGCGACAGCACGCTGCGGACGGAGTGGGGCACGATTAATTTCAAACCCAGCCGCATCCGTATCAAGAATTCGCTGAATTATGATCTCGACGTAAAGGGAACGGTGGAGAGCAAGGATTTTTCCGTGAGCGGCTCGATCGGCAAATCACAGGGGGTATGGCGCGCAGACAATTTCTCCGCCGCTCTGGAGGACGGCGGCGTTTCGCTCTCCGGCGCTCTTTATCCCTCGATGGATATGCAGATATCGCTGGAAGCGCTGAATCTTACCACGGTAGCCGACCTCGTGCCGGCGCTTGAGAGGTACGGCGTGCGCGGCGTGCTCTCCGGCAGCGCCAAGATTTCCGGCAGCGGCAAGGACATCGTCACGGAGGGCAGCGGCAGCCTTCACCACGCCGTCATCCGCGGCATCCCGCTCGAAGAGGTGCAGACGAAGTGGAGCTACCGCCCCGGCGAGATCAGCGTGGAGGTGGGACAGGGGAAGATTTTCGATTCCTCCCTCTCCGGCAGTTTCAGCCTGAATACGACCTCCGCGGACAGCTATCTCACGCTTAAGGCGGACGTTAAGAATCTGAAGTTCGCCGACTGGACGGCGCAGTTTGAGAAGGAGACGGCCGGCAGGGCGCTTTTCCTCAAGGGCAGCATCTCCTCTCTCAGCGCGGACCTCAAGGGACCGCTCAACGCCCTTGTCGGACGCATAGAGATGGCCCCCTCCAACCTCAGTTATCAGGATATCGCCCTTAACGGGCTTCACGGCAGCGCCGTCTTTAACGGACAGCCCGCCGGGGTGCTCGATATGTCGGCGACCACCGGCGGCAGAGCCCTCGCGCTCAAGGGAAGGCTCAGCTTCGGCGAGAAGGTGCCTACGGATCTCGCCTTTTCCACAGAGGGCTTCCCCGTTGAAAAGATATTGAAAAGCCTGCCGCAGACGGAAAATGTCAAGGTGAGCGGCAGCGTCTCTCTTAAAGGAAGCTGCAAGGGGCTAATCGGCCATTGGGTAATCGGCGCGGAGGCGGCCTCGCCGCTGATAACCGCCGATAAGGTCGGCAAGGTCTCCGATATCAGCCTCTCCGCCACTTACAGCATGGGAGATAAAAAGGTCTCTCTGCTGAAGTCTTCGGCGGAATGGAACGGCGCGCGGATCACGGCAAAGGGAACGGCCGCCTTCGCCGCCTCGGCGGACAAGCAGCTCAGCTTTGACGGGACCTTCCGAAACGTGGACGCCGAACGCTTTTATCCGCTGATTTCGGTGCTGAAGACGCTTGATGTGGAGGGCGTCGCATCCGGGAGCTGGAGCCTCACGGGCTCGCCTAAAGCGCCGGTCGTCAAAGCCAGCGTCAATACCGGCGCGGCGCGTTTCCGCGATCTGCGGCTGGCGAAGCTCGGTATGAATATTGAATATTCGGGAAACACTCTGAGCATGGACCCGATAAGTATAAACGCCGGCGGCGGACGCGGCACGCTGGCCTGCAATGTCGCGCTGCCCGTAAAGCGGGCGGACGGCATGCAGAGCCCGACTTCGTGGAAGCTTGACGGCAAGGTCTCCCGCGTAGATTTCTCAATAATCAACGGCCTGCTCAAGGCGGGAGAGGATATCGGCGGCGAGGTCTCCGGCACGGTGACGGCCGGTTCGGCGGCGGGCGGCGGCCTTGACTGGAGTTTTGATTTCACGGGAGACAACGTGCACTGGCGCAATTTTAAGGTGCAGAAGATAAACGGGGCCATCGAGGGCAATCCGCGGGAGATACTGATCAAAAAGGCCGATGGGATATTCCTTAACGGCGCGACGACGGGCAGCGGCAGGATAGAGATGCCAAAGGATGGCGAACCATTCTCCGGCGCGAAGCTGGATCTCGTGGCCTCGGTAAAAAAGCTGAATGTCTACGAACTGCTGCGCAGGCACCTGCCAGTGGTCCGCGCGGTGCAGGGGCTGATCGAGACGGAGATCAAGGTCTCCGGGACGGTGGGCGATCCCAAGTTCGACGGTTCGGGACGTATCGCCCCCTTCCGTTACCGCGGCTTCCTGCTGCCTATCGTAGAGGTTCAGTATCACGGTTCTTTGAAGGATATTGTGATCAGCGACGCGCACGCGCTGCTCAAGAACGGGACTTTCAAGGCATACGGACATTTTTACGAGGATGAGAATGATTGGCGCGGTAAGTTCAACATAAGGGGAGAAAAGATAGACATGCGCCAGTTCGGCGCCTATCTGCCGGAGAGTTTCCGCTCGCGCTTCGGCGGCGTGGCCGATTTTTCGATGAAGGGCGATGGCAAGCTCTCCGAGCTGACGGGGACGGGGGTATTCTCTGCGCCGAAGATGAGGCTTATGGGGATTCGCTTTGAAAACATTAAAGCGCCTTTCTTCGTCTCGCAGAATTACATAATGATAGAAGACCTGAACGCCTCCACCAACGGCGGAACGCTCACGGGAGGCGTCGGATTCGACCTTAAGAACAGTGAATGGGGCGGCAACCTCACGGTGCTGAGCACGGATGTGCAGATGCTCGTGAAGCAGGCCGCGCCTAAATTGAAGGGGTCGATATCAGGACTCGGCGATCTTAAGATACGCGGCGGCGGCGAATTTGGCCGCGAATCGACGGTACGTGCCGGAGGCGCCCTCTACCTGCACAAGGGAGAGGTGACGAGCTTTGACGTCCTTGAGACGGCGAAGAAGTTTACGGGCGGCAAACCGCTGCGCTATGACTCGGTGCAGGCGACGTTCACCTATGACGGAGGGGATCTCAACATCCTCCCCGGCAGTCAGGCGACGGCCCCAAAGAACGACCCTCTTTACCGTTATGTGATGCTTGACGGTTATATCAGCCGCAAGGAGGATATCAGCCTCTTCGCGATGGGCAAGGTCAATATCCGCGCGCTGAATTCGCTCATCGGGGCCTTTCAGGGGCTGGTCTCCGCCGGTTTGGACTACACCGCTGGACAGCTCGACAAAGGCGAGGTGCTGCAAAGCGTGCTCGGCGGCGTTCTTTCGGGCTTCGCGAAGAACGAGTTCCGCTTTGTGACGATGAATATCGGCGGCACGGTAACCGCTCCCGATTTTTATAATGTAAAGGTGCAGCGGGCAGTGCGCCAGAATTCGGCAAAGGATTCTATACCGACCAGCAACAGCGACCCTGACGAGAAGAGTCTCACGCAGGACGGCAACACGACATTCCGCTTCAAATTTGAGATACCGGTCGGCCCCGGCGACGGCGGCCTTGGCGGCGACGCGAAGGGACAGGTTTTCGAGCAGACGCTTGAGAATCTGCTCAAGAACGTCGATTTCGGTCTGTAG
- the cobU gene encoding bifunctional adenosylcobinamide kinase/adenosylcobinamide-phosphate guanylyltransferase, which produces MGEITLILGGARSGKSTFAEELALNQKEHVTYLATADCRDGEMKKRIEIHQSRRPAEWGTWEGEPRDLPRAVASASGLLLLDCLTMWLTRLFLSFPESEGEDEAAWFAREGEIASLVRELCGSVGNGASLIIVSNEVGFGLVPPYLMGRRFRDLQGRMNQLCAGYAKNVALVVAGCPLWIKGGGPE; this is translated from the coding sequence ATGGGAGAGATAACGCTCATCCTCGGCGGCGCAAGGAGCGGAAAGAGCACCTTCGCCGAGGAGCTCGCCCTTAATCAGAAAGAACATGTCACCTATCTCGCCACCGCGGACTGCCGGGACGGCGAGATGAAGAAGCGGATAGAGATACACCAAAGCCGCAGGCCCGCAGAATGGGGTACCTGGGAGGGCGAGCCGCGGGATTTGCCGCGCGCCGTCGCCTCGGCCTCCGGCCTGCTGCTGCTGGACTGCCTGACTATGTGGCTGACGCGGCTGTTTCTCTCTTTCCCGGAATCCGAGGGAGAGGACGAAGCGGCCTGGTTTGCGCGCGAAGGGGAGATCGCTTCGCTCGTGAGGGAGCTCTGCGGGAGCGTGGGCAACGGTGCTTCGCTTATAATTGTGAGCAACGAGGTCGGCTTCGGCCTCGTGCCGCCCTATCTGATGGGACGCCGATTCCGCGACCTGCAGGGGCGCATGAATCAGCTTTGCGCCGGATACGCGAAGAATGTCGCGCTGGTGGTCGCCGGCTGCCCGCTCTGGATAAAGGGCGGCGGGCCGGAGTAA
- a CDS encoding adenosylcobinamide-GDP ribazoletransferase gives MDDYREKLREYSRKLDEELHDKGFKRDLAARFVVIWTLLSRIPLPKEWWPETVPEGNRALALAPLAGGLLGLLTGLVVSAVSVLGLNALAGAWVGAAFYFLIGWALHLDGWGDLWDGIGSGRTGDGLREVMKDSRLGSFGGASLIIAFGLWTSLLATVSPDMRLAACVTSAAAARFAENVAAFFGKYPWEYGMGKGWVDTFTSYDLFISALCLVIFLPVSIFHFSVCVAVSAVIGFVIALHMNKRLGGVNGDVMGAAAVAAELASLMVWAAI, from the coding sequence ATGGACGATTATCGTGAAAAGTTAAGGGAGTATTCGAGAAAGCTTGACGAAGAGCTTCACGACAAGGGTTTTAAGAGGGATCTCGCGGCGCGCTTCGTCGTCATATGGACGCTGCTCTCACGTATCCCCCTGCCCAAGGAGTGGTGGCCGGAAACTGTTCCCGAGGGGAACCGCGCGCTGGCGCTCGCGCCGCTTGCCGGAGGACTGCTCGGACTGCTCACCGGACTTGTGGTCTCGGCGGTCTCGGTGCTGGGCCTTAACGCCCTGGCAGGCGCCTGGGTCGGCGCCGCCTTTTATTTTCTCATCGGCTGGGCGCTCCACCTCGACGGCTGGGGAGACCTGTGGGACGGCATCGGCTCCGGACGCACCGGCGACGGGCTGCGCGAGGTGATGAAGGACAGCCGTCTCGGCTCCTTCGGCGGCGCTTCGCTGATAATCGCCTTCGGCCTCTGGACCTCTCTGCTCGCCACGGTATCCCCAGATATGCGGCTGGCGGCCTGCGTCACCTCGGCGGCGGCGGCCCGCTTCGCGGAGAATGTCGCGGCATTTTTCGGGAAATATCCTTGGGAATATGGGATGGGCAAGGGCTGGGTGGATACCTTCACCTCCTATGACCTGTTTATCTCGGCGCTCTGCCTCGTCATCTTTTTACCGGTTTCTATCTTTCATTTTTCCGTCTGCGTAGCGGTATCGGCGGTCATCGGCTTCGTTATCGCCCTGCATATGAATAAACGTCTCGGCGGCGTGAACGGCGACGTGATGGGGGCGGCGGCGGTGGCGGCAGAGCTGGCCTCGCTGATGGTGTGGGCGGCGATATGA
- a CDS encoding vitamin B12 dependent-methionine synthase activation domain-containing protein — translation MADGRLPPSVRAEALRLLGVSGEPQAELSAEMENCYAELLRHSSPRAIYKIFDIRADDDAVEITPELRLHGAALVELCRESRRAALLAVTLGAGVDRLITRTQAESISRAMILDACASAEIERLCDETEPAIMAEASRTAPAAVKGEIWLTMRFSPGYSGVEAAESAKIIMALNAGRVIGLSLTHSGMLVPIKSVTAIIGIADRPQKRYRSCAACAAAGACPYRKRGAYCGDRA, via the coding sequence GTGGCTGACGGCAGACTGCCGCCCTCCGTCCGCGCCGAGGCGCTGCGGCTGCTCGGTGTATCCGGCGAGCCGCAGGCGGAGCTTTCCGCCGAGATGGAGAACTGTTACGCGGAGCTTCTGCGTCATTCGTCTCCGCGGGCCATATATAAAATATTCGATATCAGGGCAGATGACGACGCCGTAGAGATAACGCCGGAGCTGCGGTTGCATGGTGCGGCGCTTGTTGAATTATGCAGAGAATCACGGCGGGCGGCGCTGCTCGCGGTGACGCTGGGGGCCGGCGTGGACAGGCTTATCACACGCACACAAGCAGAATCGATCTCCAGGGCAATGATCCTCGACGCCTGCGCCTCCGCCGAGATAGAGAGGCTCTGCGACGAAACGGAACCGGCGATCATGGCGGAGGCCTCGCGCACCGCGCCGGCGGCCGTCAAAGGTGAGATCTGGCTGACGATGCGTTTCAGCCCCGGCTACTCCGGCGTAGAGGCCGCCGAATCGGCAAAGATAATCATGGCGCTCAATGCTGGAAGGGTCATCGGCCTCTCTCTTACCCATTCAGGAATGCTCGTACCGATAAAATCCGTGACGGCCATCATCGGCATCGCCGACAGGCCGCAGAAAAGATACAGGAGCTGCGCGGCCTGCGCCGCCGCAGGAGCCTGCCCATACAGAAAGAGAGGAGCTTACTGCGGTGATAGAGCTTGA
- a CDS encoding Cof-type HAD-IIB family hydrolase, translating to MMTPKLIALDMDGTMLDNDSRLTRRTKEALRAAQESGIRVVAATGRMYPSAMIHIRDIGIESTSIFYNGALIRDPISGETVYERTLGRELTREILDFFRKRGWYIQIYADDKLVVKDRSDERCTYYENICGLRAVELGEDFWECGLDSAKLLGISFDQPEFERMCAAVRGEFGERIYQATSWGAFVEMVHPTVNKAKALERVSEHYGIAREEVMAIGDGVNDIEMISWAGTGVAMGNAKEIVKASADIIAPSNTEDGAAQIVEQAVAALQRNSRQG from the coding sequence ATGATGACTCCGAAACTTATCGCCCTCGATATGGACGGCACGATGCTCGACAACGACAGCCGCCTGACCCGGCGCACCAAAGAGGCGCTGCGCGCGGCGCAGGAGAGCGGCATAAGGGTCGTCGCGGCTACGGGGCGCATGTACCCCTCCGCGATGATACATATCCGCGACATCGGCATCGAGAGCACCTCGATCTTTTATAACGGCGCGCTGATACGCGATCCGATATCGGGTGAGACCGTCTATGAGAGAACTCTCGGCAGGGAGCTCACGCGCGAGATATTGGATTTTTTCAGAAAACGGGGCTGGTATATCCAGATATACGCCGACGATAAGCTCGTCGTCAAAGACCGCTCCGACGAACGCTGCACATATTACGAAAATATCTGCGGGCTGCGGGCCGTCGAACTCGGAGAGGATTTCTGGGAGTGCGGTCTGGACTCCGCGAAGCTGCTCGGCATCTCTTTCGACCAGCCGGAATTTGAGCGGATGTGCGCCGCCGTGCGCGGAGAGTTCGGCGAACGGATTTATCAGGCCACCTCATGGGGAGCCTTCGTCGAGATGGTCCACCCCACCGTCAACAAGGCCAAGGCGCTGGAGCGGGTCAGCGAACACTACGGGATCGCGCGCGAAGAGGTGATGGCGATCGGAGACGGCGTGAACGACATCGAGATGATAAGCTGGGCCGGTACCGGCGTCGCGATGGGCAACGCGAAGGAGATTGTAAAGGCCTCGGCGGATATCATCGCGCCGTCGAACACCGAGGACGGGGCAGCCCAGATAGTGGAACAGGCCGTGGCGGCGCTGCAAAGGAACAGCCGGCAGGGATAA
- the metF gene encoding methylenetetrahydrofolate reductase [NAD(P)H] — MKNFFKLDKPTFSFEIFPPKGAGDLSQIFSTVDALASLDPDLISVTYGAGGTSRENTAEIASRIQRDYAIPALAHLTCVGSTREEMRATLDKLKEKGIQNILAMRGDINNEGTKDFKYASELIKFINDNYDFRVFAACYPEKHLEAYSMQEDLEHLKAKCECGVSVLISQLFFDNASFYSFRERARKLGVTTPIEAGIMPITSPTQINRMVSMCGASVPEGVQKIIRAYGHNSMAMREAGIAYATNQIIDLLAEGVDGIHLYTMNQPDIAKRICENIRGVLYSLRVKRG; from the coding sequence ATGAAAAACTTCTTCAAACTTGACAAGCCCACCTTCTCCTTTGAGATATTCCCACCCAAGGGGGCGGGAGATCTCTCCCAGATATTCAGCACGGTGGACGCTCTCGCGAGCCTCGATCCCGACCTTATCAGCGTCACATACGGCGCGGGCGGCACAAGCCGCGAGAACACCGCGGAGATCGCCTCGCGCATCCAGCGCGATTACGCGATCCCGGCGCTGGCCCACCTCACCTGCGTCGGCAGCACTCGCGAAGAGATGCGCGCCACGCTCGACAAGCTGAAGGAAAAGGGTATCCAGAATATTCTCGCGATGCGCGGCGATATCAACAACGAGGGCACGAAGGATTTCAAGTACGCGAGCGAACTGATAAAATTCATCAACGACAATTATGATTTTCGTGTCTTTGCCGCCTGCTATCCTGAGAAACACCTCGAAGCCTACTCGATGCAGGAGGACCTGGAACACCTCAAGGCAAAGTGCGAGTGCGGCGTCAGCGTGCTCATCAGCCAGCTCTTCTTTGACAACGCCTCCTTTTACAGCTTCCGGGAGAGGGCGAGAAAGCTCGGCGTCACGACGCCCATCGAGGCTGGCATCATGCCGATAACCTCTCCGACGCAGATAAACCGCATGGTCTCGATGTGCGGCGCTTCGGTTCCCGAGGGGGTTCAGAAGATAATCCGCGCCTACGGCCATAACAGCATGGCGATGCGCGAGGCGGGAATCGCCTACGCGACAAACCAGATAATCGACCTGCTCGCCGAAGGCGTTGACGGCATCCATCTCTATACGATGAACCAGCCCGACATCGCCAAGCGCATCTGCGAAAACATCCGCGGCGTGCTATATTCGCTGAGGGTAAAACGTGGCTGA